TCCCTTCACCTTGATGTCTGCTTTTAATGGATTGCCTTCTTCATCAACAATCGTCCCGCTGATTACTGGGTATTTTACATTTGCTGCCCATAACACAGAATTAATGAGAAGCTGTTTTCCCTCCTCAGTATAGTCCTTGGCACCATGGTAATAAGCAAATCCGTGGCCGCTCAACAGCAATTCAACACTGCCGGCAGATCTCGGTTTATAAGCAACCCCAAGGCCGTGAGCGGTGTCCGATCCTTCATGCTTGATTTCCGCAAGAGGATAGCCGCTGTAATCCTTGAAGTAACCAACATAACTGGCTGCTGGAGTGAGGATTTCAACCACCTCACCAGCCTTTGCTCCATCAAATATTGGATGTTCCTCGATTATCTTGTACTGCGCAGCTTCAGTTGTCTTCCTTATTGTCTTAAGCTCTTTCGGATCCTTTCTGTAATTCACCAGCTGTTTAATGCCGCCACCCCAGACCGCATCACCATAGATCAGGCTGGTTTGTGCTTTATCAGCAGCTTCCATCATTTCATCAGTTATGGCTGCTGAGCTAGGGTCATTGAAAAATATGACATCAAACTCTTGCATTCTCTGAACTAATTCTGCCGGTGCTACATCTATAACATTTACTCCGATTTCCCTAAAGAGGGCTTTAAAGTTTTTATCGGAAGAATAGTAATCACCTACTACACCTACTGATGGCATAGTGTGCAACTGAATGTCAAACTCACCTGAAAGACGTGCAACATCCACACTTTGAGTTTGTGTGATGTATCCCTCTCTACTGAATTCAAGTTCATATACTTCTTCCTCTAACCCAGAAACTTCATATCTTCCATTGGCAGAGGTTTGAACTTCAGCAATCGTCTCGCCTGCTGAGTTTTCAACTGCAATATCGACCCCCCCGAGCTCCATTCCTGATATGGAATCCGTTACTGTACCTGATAGCAGCCCTTTTTCTGACTCACCCAAAGTGATTTGGACTGTTGCAGGTGTCTCCTTTGCTATAGTAACTGTTTCTGCTCTGGAACCCAGTCCTTTCGATCTTACTTCAAGTTTGAATGTGCCTTCATCATGGAAAAGTGTGAAGTTTCCGTCGGCGTCAGTCTTCACTTTAACTCCTGTTTCTAGCACTTCGATGTTTGCCACGACAGGTTCCCCGGCTGCATTGGTTACTGAACCTGTGATTTTTCCGAATTCAGCGTTGTACAGATATTCAATACTGTTAAAAAGGATTTGCTGCTGGCCGCGAAGCCAGGCCTTTGAACTTTCCCAAGGAACAGTCGCATGGCTTGACAACAATAAATGGGCACTGTCCTCAGATACTGCGTTATAGGCAATACCCGATCCGACAAATCCTTGATCTGTGTTGCCGATTTTACCGATTGTCCTTCCGGAATACTGATTGAACCAGGCAAAATCTGCATTATTCTCTAAAACATTTATTCTGTCCCCAATTTCATAGTCCTTGAAGATCGGATGTTCTGCTTCAACCTGAATTCTTACTTCACCACCATCATAGTCATGACCAAGTTCTTTAGGATCCTGGAAAAAGTCTTTCAAGTGATGGATGGATCCATAGTTCGCGCCCCACTGATCTGTGAAGATAATGCTGACATGATTAGCTTTTGCATTATCTACCAGAACTTTGAACTGCTCTTCAGTTGGCTTGATCCCTTCCGAACCATAACCGCCATTCAGGTAAAGCAATTTATAGCGGCTTATGTCCTCGACAACATCCCAGCCGCGTTCTTCAGCGATAAATCCATTAACATTCAACAGGGTTGTGATTTCACTCTTATAGTCATTTAGGACAGCAATATCAATTGGCTGCAATTCGAAAGTTAGTTCTGTATCATTGCCAGGTTCAATAACGATATCCATGCTCCCGCTTTTATAACCCTTTAATGCAAACTGTGCCAAATAGGTTCCTTCATATACTTCTTCCCTGGAAAATACTCCTTTACTGTCCGTCTGCCCCTCAATAGGTGACTGATTGAGGCTGACAGTCACTCCCTCTACCGGCTTTCCAGTACGCTTGTCTTTTACAAGGATGGATAAAGAACCGTAATCAGCTTCTTCCATTTGATAATTTTTCTTGAATTGATAACCTGAAGAAAGCTTCACATTTTCAGTGATTTGCTTTTTACCATAAGCAGAAATTCTGATTGTATAGTCACCTGGGGCATGCTTAAGCAAAAATGCTCCCTCTTTATCTGTGCTGACAGTTTCCCCTGTCTCTACCACCGTGACAGTACCCTCTATTGCATTGCCTTCGCTATCTTTCATTATTCCTTTTACAGAGCCAGGTGAGCTATAGCTCTTCACACCTGTCTGGAAAGGTACAATAACCTGTCCTGAAAGAATAGGGATACCCGATGTACTATAAACCGGGAGAACGAAATCTTTCAATCTCTCACCGGTGTACACATCAATGACAGAAAGATTTCCGCTAGTTCCTGCAAAAAATAATAGTCCATTTGCAGAAACAGAACCACTGTTCAAGGTAGTGCCCACGGAGCGGTTGTTCCAAATCTCCTTGCCATTATTGGCGTCGAACGCCCGCAATACTGGCTGAACAGCTGAACCAATAACGACAATATTTTCATAGACGATTGGTGAGCCAGCTTGAGTATCACCAATACCGCCTGCCTTCCATTTCTCTACGCCTGTCCTGCTATCCAGGGCATAAAGTGTCCCGCCTTCAGTGTTAAAATTAGTGCCTGCAACATATAGTGTGCCGTCAACAAATACCGGCTTTGAAGCAATACCTTCATTTGTTAGTGTTTTGTTCCACACTTCTGTTCCGTCTTCTATCCTGAGCGCTCTTAACTTTTGATTATCATAGCTTCCGATAAATAACATCCCATCTCCGGCACTAGGACCGAAATAGGTAGGCGCGCCAAGATCGACACTCCATTTCTTTTCTCCATTTTCTGCATTTAGCGCTGTAATCTTTGCATCTTCTGAAAGATCAGATGAAACAAATAATGTTCCATCAACAAGTAATGGAGATTCATAGATTGCCATTGCTCCAACAACCGTCGTCCAAATAACGCTTCCGGATTTAAGGTCCAATGCGTAAATCTTCCCGTCTTCTCCTCCTGAAAGATAGACAGTATCACCATCAATTGTCGGCGATGACCTGTTATTGCTTCCAATTCTTACAGACCATTGCTCCTTGCCTGAAATCGCATCAAGTGCTACAACGTACCCGCTGTCCGTAACAAGGACTACTTTGTTATCAGCTGCAGTAGGGGTGGAAAATAGAATCTTCCCTTTACCTGCAGTATCGTACTCCCAGCTTTCCTCTAAGGCAGCCAGGTCAATTGCATTTGGAGAAACAGCATTTCGTTGATTGTTGCCGTTCGCCATTGACCATTCTTTATTTAAAGTGGCAGAGTTACTTTTCACCTTAAATTCAATGGAAGTATCCGCATTAACATCCAATTCTTTTGCCAATCCATCTATGCCTTCGCCAGATACCTGAAGGACATACTGACCGGCAGGCAAATTCTTCAGTTCAAATGTTCCGTTTGCATCTGTCCGATATATTGGCAGCGGTGCGCCTTTGACTCTTATGAAAGCATACGGTACAGGTTCCTCTGTGCTGTCCGTTACTTTTCCAGTTACACTAAATGTTTGGGCATTCTCCAATACCCAATTTACAGATAAAGTTTCGCCTTTTTTAAGGTCGATAACTGTTTCGTAATCCTGATAGCCAAATGATGTAACCTGGATTTTATGGCTTCCTTCCCTGATTTTGTAATTGAATTCCCCGCCCTTCCCAATGGTATAGGAAATAGCCTCTTCTTTTATTTCAAATTTCCCTTCAATCGGCTCACCATCCTTATTTGTCAGCTTGCCAGTGAGCTCACCGGCAAAAGCGGTTTCGGTGATAGCCTGGTAAATATTCATTATTCCCGTTCCATAGGAATCGTTGGGCAGAGTACCCATTTGCGGTTCCACTCTGGAAGTCTTCTTCAGTGTTTCTTTTATGTGGTCAATTGTCAGGTTTGGATTAGCCTGCAATAATAAAGCTACTGCTCCAGTGACATGTGGAGTTGCCATTGATGTACCACTGATTGTGTTGTATTTCCCTTCATTCCTTTTAGCCGGCCAGGCTGAATAAATTTTGTGGCCGGGTGCAGAAATATCAGGTTTTATGATCCGCTGCTCATCACCGTTTTCATCCTTCCAAAAGACCGGGCCACGGCTGGAAAAAGATGCTGCCTGGTCATACATATCAGTTGCGCCAACTGCAAACGATTCGGGGAAGCTGCCAGGTGAGCCGATTGTCTGTGATCCAGGGCCATCATTCCCTGCTGCAAAAGATGGAAAGATTCCTGCTGACACCCAAGCCTTAACATCTTCATAGAATTCAAGGTTATAAGTATTGGAATTCCCCCATGAGTTATTGACTACATGAGGAGCCTTTGATGGGTCACCACCTGGAGCCATGAACCATTGAAAAGCTTGATGAATGGCAGATAGAGTCGTAGAACCCCCATCGTTGAAAATTTTTGCAGCAATCCATTCTGCTTCAGGTGCTACTCCAATCGGTTCCCCGCTGCCGCCTCCGACTGCTGTGCCGGCTACGTGGGTACCATGGCCATGACCGTCATTCGGTGTCTCATAGCCCTGGCCTGATACATCAATCCACGAATATTGATGATTGCCATCCCGGCCGCGGTAGTTTTGTTTAAGAGCTTCATGATTTCCGTCTACACCGGAATCCATGATCCCCACCACGATACCTTCACCTTTTAATCCGTATTGACCCCATACCTTTGGAGCATAAATTTTCTCTAGTCCCCATTGAGGAAGACGCGGTGGATTATCTTCCACCGTCACTTCAGGAAGGCTGAGTGTTTGATCGAGCGAGATTTCAGCTACATCGTCACGTTTCTCAAGTTCTTCAAAACCTTCTTTTGTGATAGTGGCGGTGATTCCATTGATAATCCAGAGAGAATCCTTCTGCTTGACTTTCCCCTTTGTTTCTAAAACATCCAGTGCCTGTTTGATTCCTTTTTGTGAATTGGTCGCTTTATCTTTGAGGTGGTCTTGGATTGTTTTGATCTTTTCAGCGCGGTTTTTCTTGGTTTTCACTTGAGGATAGATCTTGTTGAGGTCTGCCTGGTCTTTCATCCTGATGATGACATCGATTTCTTGGTCCTTTTTAAATGCTTCAGAAAGAGCTGCATCTTTTTCCTTTTCTACTGCTGGATCATCGTCTTTCAAAGGCGGTGGGTAGATTCCCAGTCCGTCCAGCAGATTTGCCAGTTCGTTTATCTCTGCTGATGGAGTTCCTTGATCTTCTGCTTTTTCAGAAGCTTGCTCACGCTGTTTCTCCAGCACGAGTTCTTCCTCTGAAAAACTCTTAGGTTTCTGTTCGGCTGCAAAAGACGGCTGGCTAGTAAATGATGAAAACACCATCAGGAACGCTAACATTACTGCCGACAGTTTTCTTACTGTAACCTTCTTTTTATTTCGCAATTCCCTGCACCCCCTGCTCATTTGATTACCGAAGAAATACTGCATAATTTTGTAAAAACCTTTTAATTTATTGAATATTTACACTATTCAAACAAAAATGAATACAAAGTATTACTATATTTGTAATATATAGGAAATTAGTATCAGAGGAATGGCATGAAAAAAAGACCATGAGTATGGTCTCTGAAGTAGCTCTTATTCATTTAAAGGAATGACTTTCGCGTTACACGCTTTTTCATAAAATTCGATTGGTCCAGCTTGATGGATGATAATTTCTTTATAACCCTTTCTTAACATTCCTTCCAGGCAAACATGCAGCAATGACTCTCCAATACTTCTAGCTCTTTTGTATTTCGTGACACCCATAGGGCCAAAATAACCCGGTTGATGTGTGTCAAAAGCTGCAAAGCCAATTATATCCCCTGATTGATCTTCAGCGATATAAATGGATGGAAGATGACGCTCAACCGCCTGTTTGATCGTCTCAGTCCATCGCGCCCCAAACTCTTCTTTTATGAACAGGTTCAGCCTCTCAACATCTTCATTCCTGACCATTCTAATATTCTTGTAAAGCTGCTTCTGTGGACAGTAACCTGATAAATCCAGATACATATCCCGGGATACTGTCGCCAGACTTAGAAATGTGTTTTGCTGTTCCGGAGTCAAAACTCTATCAGTATGTCCGGATTTAATCAAAGCCTTCAGGACATGACCTGCGTTTAGAAAAATTTGATTGTAGTTTCTCATGTAGCTTATTGCTTGATCAATAACTAGTTTCGTTGATTGACAAAATGGAGTTTTAATAGGTTCGCAGATTACGAGAGAAAGGTTTTCATGAAAGTGATTACATGAGTTCTTCAAAGAATCGATGTCCAGGCCGCTCTTTTGTATTGCCTCTTTTATTGGGTATGAACCACCATCCAAGCATCCAAGGAAAAGATGCTCAGGCATTAAGCATCGGCTTTCGCGCTGTTTGCATTCCTGTTCTGCTATGCTAAAAACTTTTGCCATTTGCTCCGTAAGTTTAACTTCATTTAACTCCATTCCAACCCTCCTTAACAATTTTATATAGTTTGTGATGATTTACAATCCTGATAGGGTCATTCTACGCACTGATTTTTATTTGCCCTTCTTTTTTTCTGATGGTTGAAAGGCTGTGAAGTGCCATACCAAGCATGACGAGGATGATTCCGATCCAGGATAACGAGTTTGGCAGAGGCAGTGACAGGATAAAAAATTCGCCTGCCAAGGCAAACAGAACCTCCATTGCCTGAGTTGCTTCAACAGCAGCGAGCTTCTGCATATTTCCTCTCACTAAGTCTGTAGCCTTGAAGAATAAAACAGTCGCTATCACTCCAGATGTGATGGCTACTAAAAGGGACTGGAAGCTTTGGTTCATTGTAGGAGGGCCCACTGTCAAAAGTCCGTATAAAGCTAAGAGCACCCAAAAAGGCAGACTGGCAAGAGTCATTCCAAGGACACGTTGATATGCGTCAAGATCTCCGTTTGTAACTTCCATCATTTTTCTATTTCCCAGAGGATAAGCGAAAGATGCGATCAAAACTGGGATGACCCCGAGTAAAACCATTTTAAACGGTAAATGTCTTGCATGTTCTAATTGCATTAGCAAGATTCCTGCTAAAATAATCACTGACATCCCAAGTCCCTTGAAGGGTATTTTAGCCCTCACCGTTACTAAACCCTCAATTGTCATTCTCCTTTCATAAAACAAGGGACTGAGCAAAGCGCCGGATATGATTGTGATTTGCCATGTCCCTGCAATCAGCCAACCTGGTGAAAAGGCAGCAGCATATGTAAGTGGTGCATAAAACAAGACAAAGCCAACAAAGCTCCAAAGAAACCAAGGAAAAGGATTTTGTTTGATACTCTGAATTACCGGCTTTAAGTTTCTCCTTGCTGCCACAATGGCCATTAGAAAAGGAACCATGAATATGTATCTAAGGGAGGCGCTCCATATCCAGCTTCCCCCAGATAACTCCATCGATTGATTTAAAACAAAGGTGAATGCAAAAAAGAAGGCTGCAAAAATACCTAATAAAATCGGTCGCAATCACTTCTCCCCCTTAAAAACAGGAAAACCTGCATAATGGATGCTACACAATCAGAAAGCAAATACAAAGGTCAATATAACAAGTTATTAAGCATTAATATACCATAATAACAGTTTAGGAATCACCAAGTTTTTCCACAAATTCGGAGAGATAAAGGATGGATTTTTATTGATTCTAAAGTTCGTGAAGTCTGATAGTATAAAAGAAACACCTGGCAGGCCAGGTGTCGGTTAAATACTCATTTTATTGTTCATATTGTATTTCATTGGGTTTTTCATAAGTTACATATGTGCCGGCAATGAAATCATGGATCGCTCTCTTGTCCTCACGCATATGTTTTTTATTGGACTCAAATGAATGGCGGCATTTCCCTAATAAAAAAGTTTTTTCAATGCTTTATCTGTGTCAGTCTTTCTGTTTTGATATTGACTAATCAACTCGTTGAGTCGATGAAGCTGAAAAGCGTAGTCATACATTGCTGACCCGATAATGGTGAGACGCAATCGATCATTGCGTTCGATTGAGGTGTCCACTATGATTGATTCCAGAAATAGCCCGCTATTCGTGAGGAATTCTTCCGATTCTAGTTCTTTGATTTTCCCTGAATATTTAAGAAGGATCATTTCATGATATTGGATCAGTTCTTCGAATTGATCATCAAATTCATTTGTCTCCTGCTGTTCAGGACGGCTTTGAAAAAAATGATCTTCTACGATATCCAGCAATCTTAAGCCCTGTTGAAGACAGGCAAGCATTTGCTTGAACAATACCAGTTCTCTGATATCAAAGGGTTTCACCTTTGATATTTTCATTCTTTCTTCATCTAGTATTTTATAGAGCTCTTCAAGCTTGGCGATATCTTTTCTAAGCTGACTCCATTGGTCCTGAAATGTCTTTTCAGTCAGCTCGTTCGATATGGCTGTTCTAATCAGCAATGACATGTTTCTAAAAGTACTGTCCATTTTTTCGATGAAATTTTTATTGAAATTTGGCGGCGAGATCACTAGATTAACAAGGAATGCTGAACCCATCCCAACAAGGACGATGATAAATTTGTTTGCCGCTGCAACGACTCCATTAAATTCTTGCGAGCTCATCATGATCAAAACCGTAATCAGCGTTAAGGATAACGAACTTTCCATTTTAAGCTTCAAGCTTATGATGATGACTATTACTGTTACAAGCCCGATCACAATCGGGTTATTCCCGAATAAAAATATCGATGCAATCGCGACAATTGCGCCGAGAGTATTCGCCTGAAACTGCTCTAATACTTGTTTCCACGAACGGTATATTGAAGGCTGGATTGTAAATGTAGCGGCAATAGCCGCAAAAACGGCTGGCTCCAATCCAATCCAGTTTGTTATGTATAATGCCAGTGCTACGGCCAACCCAGTTTTTATTACCCTGGGACCTAAGGTAATCATTTAAACCCCTCACTCTCTATTGGAAACGGTTTTATTCTAACATATCCTACTTAAAAGGGATAAAACCTATTATTACTTTTGATTTAAAGTATTTTTAAATCACGAATAGATTATCCTTCCCTATAGCGGGAAATAATATGCAAGCAGCTTTTTTATAAAGGTGGGAACTACATGGTAACTATCGATAGAAAACATGATCCAGCAAAAAATGCTGAATGGATTTCCCGTTTAACAGGAGAGAGTCTTAATATATTTGAATTAGTTCAGGAGACAAATGAATTATTTAAGGAAGCAAGTGAAGATTACAAACCTTTAAGTGTAAAAAATAATACAAGCATTTCTTCATTCTTCAGCAATCTAAGCGCAGGTTTCCGAAGGATCATACAGACAAAATCAGCATTTGACCATGCAAAAAAATTCGACACTGTTGTTGATAAAAACGGCAATGTTTTTCCTCAATGGCTTGAAGTCTTGAATGAAGAATACAAAAATTTACTAAAAGAAATTAATCGCGAGGTCCATATAGAGGATTTTGGCGCACTTGGGGATGGAAAAACTGATTGCACAGATGCTTTTAAAATGGCCCTTGGCAAAGGTCGCGTGAAAGTTCATATTCCTGAGGGAGTTTTTCTGGTAAAAGAGATCAGACTGCCATCCTTTACCTATCTGCTTGGTGCAGGAAAAGGAAAAACAATCATCAAGCTACATGATTCCGCCCCTAAAAGCAGGAGACTCATGACAAACAAACACCATCGCACTGGAAACAGGAATGTATATGTAAAAGGAATGACATTGGATTGGAATGTCGAACGTTTGGGAAGTGTCGAAAAGACCAGTACCTGGGGAAATCATTCCAGCTGCCTGCTTTACGCCAATGTAAAGTATGGCTGGGTAAAGGATGTTGAAGCTATTAACCCAGGCCTGCACTGCTTTGATATCTCTTCTCCTCTGTATAATTATTATGGTGATGGTTATCGGGCCCGGGGCGGCAGCGAGTTTATCTGGCTCGACAATCTGAACGGACACGGGTTCGGGGATGACGGCATTACCACTCACCATAGCGATAATATTTTCATTTCAAATTGCCATATGTGTGATCCAAGCGGCAAAACACATAAAGAGGGTTTTTCAAATTCAAATGGCATTGAAATAGACGATGGATCTCGAAATGTTTGGCTATTGAACAATTCATCAGCAAGATGCTTTGGCGGAGTCGAGATCAAGGCGCATCATAACTCTTCAGCAGCCAGCAATGTTGTCATCATTGGCCATCTATCTGTCAATGACAATCGATCATATAATTTCAGGCATATAGGGCACCACAAGGAGAACGATCCTGAATCCAAAACAGCCATCAACATTCTGGCGGCCAACATCATCTCTTATAAACCGGTTCATACCGATTTGTATGCAAATTCTTCTCCCAGGGCGATGGTCGTATCAGCTTATAAAAATGTAGCGGTGAACCATTTTACTGTGATTGGTGACCCTTCTTATGACTATGGCGGTGAACCAGCAATCGCGCTGCAGTATCGTTCCAGAAATGTCATACTCAAAAACGTGAAAATAAGCGGGTTTACAAGTGCGGAATCAGATATCAAAGTATTTGGCGGCAGCAATCATGCTGACCATATTAAAATCAGGAACATGATTTCAAGACACTCGGCACCTAAAGCTATTCATATAGGGAAAGGAGTCGAAAAGGCTGCAATTGAGAAGGTGTATGCAGAAGCTGTAAACGGACAGGCTGTAGTAGAACTTGCAGAAAATAAAGCCTTTTTGAATGACATTGATTCAAATGGGTTCAAACAGGTGCTGTTAAAGCACTCTACAGAAAATCAGACAACTGTTTAATATAAAGTTCTATTAAACGGAAAAATTCCTCTTAAACTGAAAACGGCTCTTATTTCCTTAAGAATAAGAGTCGTTTTTCCGGTTATTTAATCAAAAACGTTTGATTTGGTCTTTTTTTTGGCAGTTAACCGTAATTCCTCCGCCTATTTCTGCATCAATAGCTTACTTTGTATACAATAACCGGATATCCTCCGCTAATGAACTCTCACACGTACTGAACATCGATAATGAATGGTAACTGAGCCAAATAAAAAAGAAGCAGAGCAATCTGCTTCCTTAATTATGAAAGAACCCATTTTTCGATGGCCTGTGCCACACCATTTTCTCGATTTGTACCTGTTATTTCATCTGCAGCTTCTTTTACAGTTTCCTGTGCATTGCCCATAGCAATGCCAAGGCCTGCTTCCGTAATCATGGCTATATCATTCAGGCTGTCACCTACTGCCATCACATTGTCCATCGATATCCCCAGAAGTCCACAAACCTTTTCCAGGCCCTTTGCCTTATTAATGCCGAGTGCGTTAACTTCTATATTTTTCAAACTTGAATTGCTGATTTCGAATACACCTTTGTCTTTTAACTTATTGAGGACACTTTCTCTTATTTCGTCCTCTTCGATTTGGAAGCCGAATTTAAGCCATTCCTGTGAAAACAGGTCCTCAGGCATATTATTTCTCCAAACGTCTTCACTGCTTGTCGCCCAAAACCCTGTATTATGCTCTCGTGTTAAATCATACATCCACTGGATATGTTCAGTGTCCACCATGTTCCGTGCCACCAATTCTCCGTTTGGCCCCCAAATCTCTCCCCCGTTGACCGTTACAAGATAAGAAGACAATTCCAGGGACAATACATAGTCCCTTGCAGTTTTGAGACTGCGCCCAGTACTAAGGACAACATGGACACCTCTTCTTTCTGCCTCTTTTATCGCCTGTCTATTTTCTTCAGAGACCTCGTGTCGCTCATTGAGGAGTGTTCCATCCATATCCAATGCAATTAGTTTGATATCAGGCTTTTTGTAATTCAAATCCATCCTCCTAGCGTCTTACACCTCATTATTTATGCTATCGATCCCTTGTTTTACTGTAGCAAATGTTTTGATGCTGGAAAAATCAACTCCACCCTCCACTGCAGCCTGGGCGAGTTCTGGCCTCATTCCAGTTGCGATTGAGTGGACACCCAATAGCCTTAGAACATTATGGATGTCAAAAATATGTTTGGCAATTGTTGCATCAATCGTAACAATTCCTGAAAAATCAATGATTAAAAACTGTATTTTTTGGCTTGCAACCAAGGGAATAGCCCTTTCCAATATTAATCTGGCCCGGTCATGATCCATTTTCCCTACTAAAGGCAACACTGCAACATTATCTTGCACCGGAACAACTGGAGTCGATAAAATATCCACTTCATCCTGGACTTCTCTCATTTGTTTCGAAGTCTGCCTTTCAAATGCAAATACTGTTTCATTAATGCTAATATCAAGCATATTATTCACTCTTTTATTGATCCAAATTAAATCTTCGGTGTTCACACCATGCCTCAAACTAATCTCAGCCATTTTATCGATAAAAACCATCCTTGTTGGAGGATATCTAAAAAGGATGTCAGAAACTCTTCCGCCTTTGGCTGCTTCCCGTTCGCCGTTTTGCTTGCTCCATTCCAGAAGTCCCTCAGAGGTTGTCTCATCCTTGTTTCTGATCGAGTCACCAAGAAAACTAAGATACTCCGTATAAACAATAATTGCCTGGTCAATTTCCTGCCTGGGTATCTCCAGACCAATAAGTCCGACTATGGAATCTACCATTTCCTTTGCGATTGTTCGAGCATTCTGTTGTAATTCATCTGCAACTGCATATGTTGGATTCACAAAGGTCACTTCCCCTTTTTCATGTTTGTCAAAGACAATTACTTATTAACAATAGGATACACTTTTAGTCAAAAATAATCTCTTTTCAAACTGCTGATTCCAGCAGATACATAAAAATAATCGGGTTTTCCCAGTAAAATAGACTCATTCCATAATAAAGTCTATAAATGAAGAATCATCAATATTCTTTTGAAATTCTTGTCAATTCAAAGAACTCTCTTTCAGGTTCCATCCATTTCGTCCCTCTGTCTGAGACGAAATAGATCCCCTTTTCAAGGTCATAATAAACAGTAATCTTAAATGATCGGAAGTCGACGACACTCTTATCATTATAATAAATCTGCTGATTATCAGCTTCTGGAGCTGAATTGATTAATTCACTTATTCGTTCAATTGCCTGCTTGTCTGTCAAGGCAAAACAGTCATCGCTTCTGTCAGGCTGTTCATTTATGCAAATTTCAGATACATCCGTTTCAATCCATTTCATTGCTTTTAAGGCTTCTCGCTTTTCAAAAACGACCTCTGTCTGTTCCGGGGCTTTGAAGTATCCCCCACTTATTGATAGTACCCAGTTCGTCCCTTTCTTCTCCCAGTTTGATATGAATCCGGCTCCATCTTCTGTAGAATCTTGTGAGGCATGTATCATGATTTTACGCCATCCCTTTTTCGGTAGTTCCTTCTCGTAAAAATGCATGATCTCTCCCCAATGATCACCTTTTATTTTATACACTGGACTGTCAGCCTTCAGCCCAGGATACAGCGGAATATCCGCCGTTTGTTCAGGAATCAGATCAAGACCTCTGTATTTTTCTTGCTGTTTCTGTTGAAAATAACCAATTAAGGAGCCAATCAATAATATGAATAATATTAACCCTACCCACTTCCCAGACTTCAAGATCATCCCTCTTTACTTTTTTCTTTATAATAATGCAAATAATGGTAGAATTGAATACTCATCAATAACATTTATCATTCTTCGAATTTAGAGACTGGAGGAAGAATCATGGCAAACAGTAAAGATGGCAAAAATCGAAATGATATCAAAACTGGTTCAAAAGTAAATATA
The window above is part of the Mesobacillus jeotgali genome. Proteins encoded here:
- a CDS encoding GNAT family N-acetyltransferase — encoded protein: MELNEVKLTEQMAKVFSIAEQECKQRESRCLMPEHLFLGCLDGGSYPIKEAIQKSGLDIDSLKNSCNHFHENLSLVICEPIKTPFCQSTKLVIDQAISYMRNYNQIFLNAGHVLKALIKSGHTDRVLTPEQQNTFLSLATVSRDMYLDLSGYCPQKQLYKNIRMVRNEDVERLNLFIKEEFGARWTETIKQAVERHLPSIYIAEDQSGDIIGFAAFDTHQPGYFGPMGVTKYKRARSIGESLLHVCLEGMLRKGYKEIIIHQAGPIEFYEKACNAKVIPLNE
- a CDS encoding multidrug resistance efflux transporter family protein; translation: MRPILLGIFAAFFFAFTFVLNQSMELSGGSWIWSASLRYIFMVPFLMAIVAARRNLKPVIQSIKQNPFPWFLWSFVGFVLFYAPLTYAAAFSPGWLIAGTWQITIISGALLSPLFYERRMTIEGLVTVRAKIPFKGLGMSVIILAGILLMQLEHARHLPFKMVLLGVIPVLIASFAYPLGNRKMMEVTNGDLDAYQRVLGMTLASLPFWVLLALYGLLTVGPPTMNQSFQSLLVAITSGVIATVLFFKATDLVRGNMQKLAAVEATQAMEVLFALAGEFFILSLPLPNSLSWIGIILVMLGMALHSLSTIRKKEGQIKISA
- a CDS encoding aromatic acid exporter family protein, with amino-acid sequence MITLGPRVIKTGLAVALALYITNWIGLEPAVFAAIAATFTIQPSIYRSWKQVLEQFQANTLGAIVAIASIFLFGNNPIVIGLVTVIVIIISLKLKMESSLSLTLITVLIMMSSQEFNGVVAAANKFIIVLVGMGSAFLVNLVISPPNFNKNFIEKMDSTFRNMSLLIRTAISNELTEKTFQDQWSQLRKDIAKLEELYKILDEERMKISKVKPFDIRELVLFKQMLACLQQGLRLLDIVEDHFFQSRPEQQETNEFDDQFEELIQYHEMILLKYSGKIKELESEEFLTNSGLFLESIIVDTSIERNDRLRLTIIGSAMYDYAFQLHRLNELISQYQNRKTDTDKALKKLFY
- a CDS encoding glycosyl hydrolase family 28-related protein, giving the protein MVTIDRKHDPAKNAEWISRLTGESLNIFELVQETNELFKEASEDYKPLSVKNNTSISSFFSNLSAGFRRIIQTKSAFDHAKKFDTVVDKNGNVFPQWLEVLNEEYKNLLKEINREVHIEDFGALGDGKTDCTDAFKMALGKGRVKVHIPEGVFLVKEIRLPSFTYLLGAGKGKTIIKLHDSAPKSRRLMTNKHHRTGNRNVYVKGMTLDWNVERLGSVEKTSTWGNHSSCLLYANVKYGWVKDVEAINPGLHCFDISSPLYNYYGDGYRARGGSEFIWLDNLNGHGFGDDGITTHHSDNIFISNCHMCDPSGKTHKEGFSNSNGIEIDDGSRNVWLLNNSSARCFGGVEIKAHHNSSAASNVVIIGHLSVNDNRSYNFRHIGHHKENDPESKTAINILAANIISYKPVHTDLYANSSPRAMVVSAYKNVAVNHFTVIGDPSYDYGGEPAIALQYRSRNVILKNVKISGFTSAESDIKVFGGSNHADHIKIRNMISRHSAPKAIHIGKGVEKAAIEKVYAEAVNGQAVVELAENKAFLNDIDSNGFKQVLLKHSTENQTTV
- a CDS encoding Cof-type HAD-IIB family hydrolase; protein product: MDLNYKKPDIKLIALDMDGTLLNERHEVSEENRQAIKEAERRGVHVVLSTGRSLKTARDYVLSLELSSYLVTVNGGEIWGPNGELVARNMVDTEHIQWMYDLTREHNTGFWATSSEDVWRNNMPEDLFSQEWLKFGFQIEEDEIRESVLNKLKDKGVFEISNSSLKNIEVNALGINKAKGLEKVCGLLGISMDNVMAVGDSLNDIAMITEAGLGIAMGNAQETVKEAADEITGTNRENGVAQAIEKWVLS